A single genomic interval of Brevundimonas diminuta harbors:
- a CDS encoding pyridoxal phosphate-dependent aminotransferase, producing the protein MTVEPFRAISVSRLAHQLKSEGRSIIHMEFGQPSTGAPAAAIARAHQVLDVDAMGYWESPDLRNRIARLYDERYGVAVDPNRILLTCGASPALVLALSTLFKPGDRIALARPGYVAYRNTLRALHLDPVEIACGPETGFQLTAAQLQTLDPAPAGVIIASPANPTGTIIPDAELAAIAEICRARNIAIVSDEIYHGLSYVGPTPSMLQFAPDAVVINSFSKYWSMAGWRLGWLLVPEARIDAARAYIGNMFLTPPSLSQHAGLVAMDAIDELEGHIQTYARNRQLMLEALPALGLRKIAPPDGAFYIWADIGHLTNDSVAFCEQLLRDTGVATAPGVDFDPVEGCHFIRFSFAVSTPEIEDALSRLRPWFAALA; encoded by the coding sequence ATGACCGTCGAACCGTTCCGCGCCATCTCCGTCAGCCGCCTGGCGCATCAGCTCAAGAGCGAAGGCCGGTCGATCATCCATATGGAGTTCGGCCAGCCCTCGACCGGCGCGCCCGCCGCCGCGATTGCGCGAGCGCATCAGGTGCTGGACGTCGACGCCATGGGCTATTGGGAAAGTCCCGATCTGCGCAATCGGATCGCGCGCCTCTACGACGAGCGATACGGCGTCGCCGTCGATCCCAACCGCATCCTGCTGACCTGCGGGGCCTCGCCGGCCCTGGTTCTGGCGCTGAGCACGCTATTCAAGCCCGGCGACCGGATCGCCCTGGCCCGGCCCGGTTACGTCGCCTATCGCAACACCCTGCGGGCCCTGCATCTTGACCCGGTCGAAATCGCCTGCGGTCCCGAGACCGGGTTCCAGCTCACCGCCGCCCAACTCCAGACGCTGGATCCCGCCCCCGCCGGCGTCATCATCGCCAGCCCCGCCAATCCGACCGGCACCATCATCCCGGACGCCGAGCTGGCCGCCATCGCCGAGATCTGCCGCGCGCGCAACATCGCCATCGTGTCGGACGAGATTTACCACGGTCTCAGCTACGTCGGCCCGACGCCCTCGATGCTGCAGTTTGCGCCGGACGCCGTGGTCATCAACAGCTTCTCCAAATACTGGAGCATGGCGGGCTGGCGCCTGGGTTGGCTCCTGGTCCCGGAGGCGCGGATCGACGCCGCCCGCGCCTATATCGGCAACATGTTCCTGACCCCGCCCAGCCTCAGCCAGCATGCCGGTCTGGTCGCCATGGACGCGATCGATGAGCTGGAAGGGCATATCCAGACCTACGCCCGCAACCGCCAGCTGATGCTGGAGGCGTTGCCCGCGCTGGGTCTGCGCAAGATCGCGCCCCCCGACGGCGCCTTCTACATCTGGGCCGACATCGGCCATCTGACGAACGACAGCGTGGCCTTCTGCGAGCAGTTGTTGCGCGACACCGGCGTCGCCACCGCGCCCGGCGTCGACTTCGACCCTGTCGAAGGCTGCCATTTCATCCGTTTCAGCTTCGCCGTCTCGACGCCGGAGATCGAAGACGCCTTGAGCCGCCTGCGTCCGTGGTTCGCAGCCCTGGCTTAA
- the rsmA gene encoding 16S rRNA (adenine(1518)-N(6)/adenine(1519)-N(6))-dimethyltransferase RsmA, with translation MTDLPSLRETLDAHGLSAKKSFGQHFLLDLNVTRKIVRLAGPFEGRAVIEVGPGPGGLTRALLESDAGAVVLVEKDPRFIPLLTELDDGSGRLTIVQADALKVKEADLVSGPTHLVSNLPYNVGTALLIKWLTGPWLPHSLTLMFQKEVAERVAAGPSEDAYGRLAVIAQAVCTARIVMHLPAAAFTPPPKVASAVVHLVPLDERPSPERLKKLERVTAAAFGQRRKMLRSSLKQLGGAALCEAAGIEPDARAETIDVAGFLRLADALQ, from the coding sequence GTGACCGACCTTCCCTCCCTCCGCGAAACCCTCGACGCCCACGGCCTTTCGGCCAAGAAGAGCTTCGGACAGCATTTCCTGCTGGACCTGAACGTCACTCGCAAGATCGTGCGTCTGGCCGGTCCGTTCGAGGGCCGCGCGGTGATCGAGGTCGGCCCCGGCCCAGGCGGCCTGACGCGCGCCCTGCTGGAATCCGACGCCGGCGCCGTGGTCCTGGTGGAAAAGGATCCGCGCTTCATTCCCTTGCTGACCGAACTGGACGATGGCTCCGGCCGCCTGACTATCGTCCAAGCCGATGCGCTGAAGGTGAAGGAGGCCGATCTGGTCTCCGGTCCGACCCATCTGGTGTCCAACCTGCCCTATAATGTCGGCACCGCCCTGCTGATCAAATGGCTAACCGGCCCGTGGCTGCCCCACAGCCTGACCCTGATGTTCCAGAAGGAGGTCGCCGAGCGCGTCGCCGCAGGGCCGAGCGAGGACGCGTACGGCCGTCTGGCGGTCATCGCCCAGGCCGTCTGTACCGCCCGCATCGTCATGCATCTGCCCGCCGCCGCCTTTACCCCGCCGCCCAAGGTGGCCTCGGCCGTTGTCCATCTGGTTCCGCTGGACGAACGCCCGTCGCCGGAACGCTTGAAGAAGCTGGAACGCGTCACCGCCGCCGCCTTCGGACAGCGCCGCAAAATGCTGCGGTCCAGCCTGAAACAGCTGGGCGGCGCCGCCCTGTGCGAGGCCGCCGGCATTGAGCCCGACGCCCGCGCCGAAACCATCGATGTCGCGGGCTTTCTGCGACTGGCGGATGCCCTTCAATGA
- the pdxA gene encoding 4-hydroxythreonine-4-phosphate dehydrogenase PdxA: protein MTPAVAPLVLTLGEPAGVGPEIVAAAWKALRADQTAFVVIGDAALLRAQGVPVAEVGTPGDARDLSGSALPVLHRPLPAPVLVGSPDPANASAVADGIEEAVSFALSGEASGVVTAPIAKAPMYASGFRFPGHTEFIAELTADAPYAGTRGPVMMLTAQDLRACLVTIHVALDQVPELVTAERVARTARVVHESLKRDFAIARPRLAMAALNPHAGEGGALGLQERDILIPVAEQLRAEGIDITDPRPADTLFHDEARATYDAAICMYHDQALIPVKTLDFWGGVNVSLGLPIIRTSPDHGTGFDIAGKGVARADSLIAAIRLASEMAAARAAR, encoded by the coding sequence ATGACCCCAGCGGTCGCGCCTTTGGTTCTGACGCTGGGCGAACCCGCCGGCGTCGGGCCGGAGATCGTGGCCGCCGCCTGGAAAGCGTTGCGCGCCGACCAGACGGCCTTCGTCGTCATCGGCGACGCCGCGCTGCTGCGCGCACAAGGCGTCCCCGTGGCCGAAGTCGGGACTCCCGGTGACGCTCGCGATCTGTCCGGCTCCGCCCTTCCCGTCCTTCATCGCCCCCTGCCCGCGCCGGTCCTGGTCGGATCGCCCGATCCGGCCAATGCCTCGGCCGTCGCGGACGGGATCGAGGAGGCGGTAAGCTTCGCCCTGTCCGGCGAGGCGTCCGGCGTCGTCACCGCCCCGATCGCCAAGGCGCCGATGTACGCCTCAGGCTTCCGCTTTCCCGGCCATACCGAGTTCATCGCCGAACTGACCGCCGATGCACCCTATGCCGGCACGCGCGGTCCGGTGATGATGCTGACGGCCCAAGACCTGCGCGCCTGCCTCGTCACCATTCACGTCGCCCTGGACCAAGTGCCGGAACTGGTCACGGCCGAGCGCGTCGCCCGCACTGCCCGCGTCGTCCACGAAAGCCTGAAACGCGACTTCGCCATCGCCCGGCCGCGCCTGGCCATGGCGGCCCTGAACCCCCACGCAGGCGAAGGCGGCGCCTTGGGTCTGCAGGAACGCGACATCCTGATTCCCGTCGCCGAACAGCTTCGCGCCGAGGGGATCGACATCACCGACCCCCGACCCGCCGACACCCTGTTCCATGACGAGGCGCGCGCGACCTATGATGCGGCCATCTGCATGTATCACGACCAGGCTCTGATCCCGGTCAAGACCCTGGACTTCTGGGGCGGGGTCAACGTCTCGCTGGGCCTGCCGATCATCCGCACCTCGCCCGATCACGGCACCGGCTTCGACATCGCCGGCAAGGGCGTCGCGCGCGCAGACAGCCTGATCGCCGCCATTCGCCTCGCATCGGAGATGGCGGCGGCCCGCGCCGCGCGCTAA
- a CDS encoding peptidylprolyl isomerase, producing MGLMRYSTGAALAAVLLAGSAYAQTAPAPVQTPTPAQGPAAGAPNPAAEEAPTTARAEPQFEMADGIVATVNDKIITGFDLRQRMLMLIASSQVQPTEQNLPAIQQAALNALIEDRLKDQEMAKFESLKVTDEEVDGEIAEMARAAGTTPQAYMQFLQQGGIQPAAFRDNLRTQIGWSQLIPGRFNSRARASTLQVDQEVRRLNEAASKPQFLLGEIYIDAARVGGAQAALNGARQLVQQIIQGAPFQAVAQQFSAAPSASARVPGDAGWVVKDSLQPAVQSVLEQLQPGQLSNPIVVDGGVYILYLRDKRDGASTSLVSLKQVMVELPETASEADVAAATAKLEGLRNGLTCDNIISQARATQGVLGADLGESDVANLAPQFQQFARTGEIGSVSTPIRTPLGLHLVAVCGRRVGGPEAPNRQQVENRLRAQNLAVLERRYLRDLRSDALIEFK from the coding sequence ATGGGTTTGATGCGTTATTCGACGGGGGCTGCGCTCGCGGCAGTCCTCCTCGCCGGTTCGGCCTATGCCCAGACGGCGCCCGCTCCGGTACAGACCCCCACGCCCGCGCAGGGCCCTGCGGCCGGCGCCCCGAATCCTGCGGCTGAAGAGGCGCCGACGACGGCGCGCGCCGAGCCTCAGTTTGAAATGGCCGACGGCATCGTCGCCACGGTCAACGACAAGATCATCACCGGCTTTGATCTGCGTCAGCGCATGCTGATGCTGATCGCCTCGTCCCAGGTCCAGCCGACCGAGCAGAACCTGCCCGCCATTCAGCAAGCCGCCCTGAACGCCCTGATCGAGGATCGCCTCAAGGATCAGGAGATGGCCAAGTTCGAGAGCCTGAAAGTCACGGACGAGGAAGTCGACGGCGAGATCGCCGAAATGGCCCGTGCCGCCGGCACGACGCCGCAGGCCTATATGCAGTTCCTGCAACAGGGCGGCATCCAGCCCGCCGCCTTCCGCGACAACCTGCGCACCCAGATCGGCTGGAGCCAGCTGATCCCGGGTCGCTTCAACAGCCGCGCCCGCGCCAGCACCCTTCAGGTCGATCAGGAAGTCCGCCGTCTGAACGAGGCGGCCTCCAAGCCCCAGTTCCTGCTCGGCGAAATCTACATCGACGCCGCTCGCGTCGGCGGCGCGCAGGCGGCCCTGAACGGCGCCCGTCAGTTGGTGCAGCAGATCATCCAGGGCGCGCCGTTCCAGGCCGTCGCCCAGCAGTTCTCAGCCGCCCCCTCGGCCAGCGCCCGCGTGCCGGGCGATGCGGGCTGGGTGGTCAAGGATTCGCTCCAACCAGCGGTGCAATCGGTCCTGGAACAGCTCCAACCGGGGCAGCTGTCGAATCCCATCGTCGTCGATGGCGGCGTCTATATTCTCTACCTCCGCGACAAGCGTGACGGCGCCTCCACCAGCCTGGTTTCGCTGAAGCAGGTCATGGTCGAACTGCCTGAAACCGCGTCGGAAGCTGACGTGGCCGCCGCGACCGCCAAGCTGGAAGGTCTGCGTAACGGCTTGACCTGCGACAACATCATCTCCCAGGCGCGCGCGACCCAGGGTGTCCTGGGCGCCGACCTCGGCGAATCCGACGTCGCCAACCTGGCGCCCCAGTTCCAGCAGTTCGCCCGCACCGGTGAAATCGGTTCGGTCTCGACGCCGATCCGCACCCCGCTAGGTCTGCACCTGGTCGCCGTCTGCGGTCGTCGCGTCGGCGGGCCGGAAGCGCCGAACCGTCAGCAGGTCGAAAACCGTCTGCGCGCCCAGAACCTGGCCGTGCTGGAGCGCCGGTATCTGCGCGATCTGCGCAGCGACGCCCTGATCGAGTTCAAATGA
- a CDS encoding LPS-assembly protein LptD has product MQGDRRFDAFKARLLAGAALVACAPLATPAWAQTTPPAAAAPSDGLPPEAVYVDADNARREGDNIIVSGTPENRANVRTRGHVLRGENLSYDLNAGSATAEGRVEAIAPDGTVVYASRLELDENLETGVAVDFATRLANGASLMAATAVRRSENVSELNYARFTPCPICDDGGPKTPTISIQAEKVTQDEQLRAILYRNAVFYIGPVPVFYTPFFAHPDPSVERASGFLVPIVNYDEGRGVSVEVPYLHVLSPSEDWLISPQINTRVAPLLNLQWRRRFANGMIVARGGYTYEREFGDFDLNGDGDFDNNVKFGDREHRSYLLSHGEFDPDGPWRFGFTAERTSDKTLFDRYDVRSPYQDNGLYYGDRRRLISQIYAEHQTDRSYVSVAAFSIQSLRLNPAFAATDFRDANGFKVFEDDDTLPLVAPLIDVRWEPRELVFGGRLRLKGSAVSLYRDAFVGAPILNPEIVPPVTTGLAGVDSRRITGQVEWRRAIILPVGMRVEPFVDTRVDLYSMSDLPPMMGVDSDETISRSRFSAGVDVAYPLIKRIADADIILEPMGQVSVSNKVSLDRRIPIEDSQVLELDESSLFRMDRFSGYDLLEGGARVTAGGRATIRWAEGRKASLFVGRSYRFDQQDDFKTSIPDDPARLYDPTGLASETSDWVVLGDFSPSDRIRSWFHATVDGSGEVRRAEAALDGRWGRRNLATVSYILDQSNPVDGPLNRNYEFVQLAGQQFVFQNWGFTVAGIADLDQNEITRSEVGVLFDDDCLRFELGYRRDNTRARPGGPSEGIYVRLNLATFGGSGYGQGDMR; this is encoded by the coding sequence ATGCAGGGTGATCGGCGCTTCGACGCTTTCAAAGCAAGGCTTCTCGCCGGTGCGGCCCTGGTCGCCTGCGCGCCCTTGGCGACGCCCGCATGGGCGCAAACCACCCCCCCAGCCGCAGCCGCGCCTTCCGACGGCCTGCCGCCCGAAGCGGTCTATGTCGACGCCGACAATGCGCGTCGCGAAGGCGACAACATCATCGTCAGCGGCACGCCCGAGAACCGCGCCAATGTCCGCACGCGCGGCCATGTGCTGCGCGGCGAGAACCTGTCCTATGATTTGAACGCCGGCTCGGCGACGGCCGAAGGCCGCGTCGAGGCCATCGCGCCCGACGGCACGGTGGTCTACGCCAGCCGTCTCGAGCTGGATGAAAACCTGGAGACCGGCGTCGCCGTGGATTTCGCCACGCGTCTGGCCAACGGCGCCAGTCTGATGGCCGCAACGGCTGTGCGCCGCAGCGAGAACGTCAGCGAACTGAACTACGCCCGCTTCACCCCCTGCCCGATCTGCGACGATGGCGGTCCAAAGACGCCGACCATCTCCATCCAGGCGGAGAAGGTGACGCAGGACGAGCAGTTGCGCGCGATCCTGTATCGCAACGCCGTCTTCTACATCGGTCCGGTGCCCGTCTTCTACACGCCCTTCTTCGCCCACCCCGATCCCTCGGTCGAGCGGGCCTCGGGCTTCCTGGTGCCGATCGTCAACTATGACGAGGGTCGCGGCGTCTCCGTCGAGGTTCCCTATCTGCATGTCCTATCGCCGTCCGAGGACTGGCTGATCAGCCCGCAGATCAACACCAGGGTCGCCCCGCTGCTGAACCTGCAATGGCGCCGACGGTTCGCCAACGGCATGATCGTGGCGCGCGGCGGCTATACTTACGAGCGCGAGTTCGGCGACTTCGATCTGAACGGCGACGGCGACTTCGACAACAACGTCAAGTTCGGCGATCGCGAACACCGCAGCTATCTGTTGTCGCACGGCGAGTTCGATCCGGATGGCCCATGGCGGTTCGGCTTCACGGCCGAGCGCACCTCGGACAAGACGCTGTTCGACCGCTATGACGTGCGCTCTCCGTATCAGGACAACGGCCTCTACTACGGCGACCGCCGTCGTCTGATCAGCCAGATCTACGCCGAACATCAGACCGATCGGTCCTATGTTTCGGTCGCAGCCTTCTCGATCCAGAGCCTGCGCTTGAACCCGGCCTTCGCCGCGACGGACTTCCGCGACGCCAACGGCTTCAAGGTGTTCGAGGACGACGACACCCTGCCCTTGGTCGCTCCGCTGATTGACGTCCGCTGGGAGCCACGAGAACTGGTCTTCGGCGGGCGGCTGCGCCTGAAGGGTTCGGCCGTTTCGCTCTACCGCGACGCTTTCGTCGGCGCGCCGATCCTGAACCCGGAGATCGTCCCCCCCGTCACCACAGGTCTGGCCGGCGTCGACAGCCGCCGCATCACGGGTCAGGTGGAATGGCGACGGGCGATCATCCTGCCGGTCGGCATGCGCGTGGAGCCGTTCGTCGACACGCGGGTCGATCTCTATTCCATGTCCGACCTGCCGCCGATGATGGGCGTCGACAGCGACGAGACGATCAGTCGGTCCAGGTTCAGCGCGGGCGTGGATGTCGCCTATCCGCTGATCAAACGCATCGCCGACGCCGACATCATCCTGGAGCCGATGGGTCAGGTCTCGGTTTCCAACAAGGTCAGCCTGGACCGCCGCATCCCCATCGAGGACTCCCAGGTTCTGGAACTGGACGAGTCGTCGCTGTTCCGCATGGATCGCTTCTCCGGCTACGATCTGCTGGAAGGCGGCGCGCGCGTGACGGCGGGCGGTCGCGCCACGATCCGCTGGGCTGAAGGTCGCAAGGCCAGCCTGTTCGTGGGACGCAGCTATCGTTTCGACCAGCAGGACGACTTCAAAACGTCGATTCCCGATGACCCCGCGCGGCTCTATGACCCCACGGGCCTGGCCTCCGAGACCTCGGATTGGGTGGTCCTGGGCGACTTCTCGCCGTCGGATCGCATCCGCAGTTGGTTCCACGCCACCGTGGACGGTTCGGGCGAGGTGCGCCGCGCCGAAGCGGCGCTGGACGGCCGCTGGGGTCGCCGTAACCTGGCCACCGTCAGCTACATTCTGGATCAGTCGAACCCCGTCGACGGGCCGCTGAACCGCAACTACGAATTTGTCCAGCTGGCGGGTCAGCAGTTCGTTTTCCAGAACTGGGGCTTTACCGTCGCCGGCATCGCCGATCTGGACCAGAACGAGATCACGCGATCCGAAGTCGGCGTGCTGTTCGACGACGACTGCCTGCGGTTCGAGCTGGGTTATCGGCGCGACAACACCCGCGCACGGCCCGGCGGCCCGTCGGAAGGCATCTATGTGCGCCTAAACCTCGCCACTTTCGGAGGTTCAGGTTATGGACAGGGCGATATGCGTTGA
- the lptG gene encoding LPS export ABC transporter permease LptG, producing the protein MTAVAASARRSPHIPRLGGIERYVLVQQLKSLGVALAVISALVMLIDFVEVSRGVGSAQDLSAVRIFGLVLLKSPSVIVQLMPFVFLFGTLSAFISLNRRSELIAMRAAGVSAWRFVLPAAGMAFVLGVLTVTVLGPMASAGDGLWQRERARISGTAPGGDPKEAIWLREGDDQRQMIIRAGQQDRANARLLNVSFFIYTTAPGGGRTFSERIDAKSASLNAGSWRLTDAVGAQIGQRAVTYSSLTLVSSLADDEAFDRFARPQATPFWSLPNQISRIENAGFTSTAYRLRFQQLLATPLVFAAMSILAAAFSLRLMRLGDLARMSVAAVVLGFAFFFLNQFSSAMGSAEVVAPFVSAWLPPVLTALAALTLLFYTEDG; encoded by the coding sequence ATGACCGCCGTCGCCGCCTCCGCCCGTCGTTCGCCGCATATCCCCCGTCTGGGTGGGATCGAACGCTATGTGCTGGTCCAGCAGCTGAAGTCGCTGGGCGTGGCCCTGGCCGTAATCTCGGCCCTCGTCATGCTGATCGACTTTGTCGAGGTCTCGCGGGGCGTTGGCTCGGCCCAAGATCTGTCGGCTGTCCGCATCTTCGGCCTGGTGCTGCTGAAGTCGCCGTCGGTCATCGTGCAGTTGATGCCGTTCGTTTTCCTGTTCGGCACCCTGTCGGCCTTCATCAGCCTGAACCGCCGCAGCGAACTGATCGCCATGCGCGCGGCGGGCGTCTCCGCCTGGCGTTTCGTCCTGCCGGCGGCCGGCATGGCCTTCGTGCTGGGCGTTCTGACCGTCACGGTCTTGGGTCCGATGGCCTCGGCCGGCGACGGTCTGTGGCAACGCGAGCGCGCGCGGATTTCCGGCACGGCGCCCGGCGGCGACCCCAAGGAGGCGATCTGGCTGCGCGAGGGCGACGATCAGCGCCAGATGATCATCCGCGCCGGCCAGCAGGACCGCGCCAACGCCCGACTGCTGAACGTCAGCTTCTTCATCTACACGACCGCCCCCGGCGGTGGTCGCACCTTCTCCGAGCGGATCGACGCCAAGTCGGCCTCTCTGAACGCCGGCAGCTGGCGCCTGACCGATGCGGTCGGCGCCCAGATCGGCCAGCGCGCGGTCACCTATTCCAGCCTGACACTTGTCTCCAGCCTGGCGGACGACGAGGCCTTCGATCGTTTCGCCCGACCGCAGGCCACGCCCTTCTGGTCGCTGCCGAACCAGATCAGCCGAATCGAGAACGCCGGCTTCACCTCGACCGCCTATCGCCTGCGCTTCCAGCAACTTTTGGCCACGCCGCTCGTGTTCGCCGCCATGTCCATCCTGGCCGCCGCCTTCTCGCTGCGGCTGATGCGTTTGGGCGACCTGGCGCGCATGAGCGTGGCGGCCGTGGTGCTGGGCTTCGCCTTCTTCTTCCTGAACCAGTTTTCGTCGGCGATGGGATCGGCCGAGGTCGTGGCGCCCTTCGTCTCCGCCTGGCTGCCGCCTGTTCTTACGGCGCTCGCAGCCTTGACCTTGCTGTTCTATACCGAAGACGGCTAA
- a CDS encoding LptF/LptG family permease — MTLIQRYLFRQILFPVIAACAALAGIGILSQSLDQLQVIVERGQSVWIMVKLTLLALPQLLSVILPIGLFVGALIALTRLQREQELTAAFAGGMTRWQVISPAARIAVLVALVTLLVNVFILPWAQQEARRQAFDIRTDLAALLVEEGQFVQGPDGLTVYVQQIEQNGLLKNLFVYLDDKDKVTTWNASEARFSRDAGGIPILTMIDGSAQRYSSDGVLETLSFGRYDFSLAPFVGVTDTIRYKPTDLYLRQLLNPTAKVLEVAGSRGELLAEAHSRLASPLYAMVAMALALSAILGGAFSRTGYTLRIAKAAGLFLVLRVIGYGLVAASAWNGWMNVLQYVVPIVAIVVALRVLFRALKPRRSRTTAALRDLKAKFA, encoded by the coding sequence ATGACCCTGATTCAAAGATACCTTTTTCGCCAGATCCTGTTCCCTGTGATCGCCGCGTGCGCAGCGCTGGCGGGAATCGGGATTCTGAGCCAGAGCCTCGACCAACTCCAGGTCATCGTGGAGCGGGGCCAGAGCGTGTGGATCATGGTCAAGCTGACCCTGCTCGCCCTGCCGCAACTGCTTTCGGTGATTCTGCCGATTGGCCTTTTCGTCGGCGCCCTGATCGCCCTGACGCGTCTGCAACGCGAGCAGGAGCTGACGGCGGCCTTCGCGGGCGGCATGACCCGGTGGCAGGTCATATCGCCGGCCGCACGTATCGCCGTGCTGGTCGCCCTGGTCACGCTGCTGGTCAATGTTTTCATTCTGCCTTGGGCGCAGCAGGAGGCGCGGCGTCAGGCGTTCGACATCCGTACCGACCTCGCCGCCCTGCTGGTCGAGGAAGGCCAGTTCGTTCAGGGGCCTGATGGCCTGACCGTCTATGTGCAGCAGATTGAGCAGAACGGACTGCTGAAGAACCTGTTCGTCTATCTGGACGACAAGGACAAGGTTACGACCTGGAACGCGTCCGAGGCGCGCTTCAGCCGCGACGCCGGCGGCATTCCGATCCTGACCATGATCGACGGCTCGGCCCAACGCTATTCGTCGGACGGCGTGCTCGAGACGCTGTCGTTCGGGCGGTACGATTTCTCTCTCGCGCCCTTCGTCGGGGTGACCGACACCATTCGCTACAAGCCGACCGACCTCTATCTGCGCCAGCTGCTGAACCCGACGGCCAAGGTGCTTGAGGTCGCAGGCTCGCGTGGCGAGCTGCTGGCCGAGGCGCATTCGCGGCTGGCCTCGCCCCTCTACGCCATGGTCGCCATGGCCCTGGCGCTTTCGGCCATCCTGGGCGGCGCCTTCAGCCGCACCGGCTATACCTTGCGCATCGCCAAGGCGGCGGGCCTGTTCCTGGTCCTGCGCGTCATCGGCTACGGCCTTGTGGCCGCCAGCGCCTGGAACGGCTGGATGAACGTGCTCCAGTACGTCGTGCCGATCGTGGCTATCGTCGTCGCCCTGCGTGTTCTGTTCCGCGCGCTGAAGCCGCGTCGCAGCCGGACCACCGCCGCCCTGCGCGATCTGAAGGCCAAGTTCGCATGA
- a CDS encoding leucyl aminopeptidase — protein sequence MKIEFVAAVDAAEILAVPVFEDRTFTPAGTVLDGKANGALTKAAGKGRFTGKAGQSLSIAAPSGVEADAVLLVGAGAKDKLDDLAVEAFGGNAYAAVKLSGAEVLTIDASDLSPEQAARVGFAARLAAYRFDKYRTTQKADKIPSITTIRVVTTDLRGAEAALEPLSAVADGVIFARDLVSEPANVLYPAEFAKRVKALESLGLEVEILGEAEMEKLGMRTLLGVGQGSRRESQLAIMKWNGGEAGAQPLAFVGKGVCFDTGGISIKPADGMEDMKWDMGGAAAVTGTMIALASRKAKANVIGVLGLVENMPDGNAQRPGDVVVSMSGQTVEVINTDAEGRLVLADALWYTQERFKPKFMIDLATLTGAMIVALGLDYAGVFSNSDDVADPILAAAKKVGENFWRMPIPAIYEQHIDSKIADVKNTGNGRAGGSITAALFLQRFTNGVPWAHLDIAPTAWANKSPSPTVPEGGVGFAVRTLDRMVADSYEG from the coding sequence ATGAAGATCGAATTCGTCGCCGCCGTGGACGCCGCCGAAATCCTGGCCGTTCCGGTTTTTGAAGATCGCACCTTCACCCCCGCCGGGACCGTGCTGGACGGTAAGGCCAACGGCGCCCTGACCAAGGCGGCGGGCAAGGGTCGTTTCACCGGCAAGGCCGGGCAGAGCCTGAGCATCGCCGCGCCGTCGGGTGTCGAGGCGGACGCCGTGCTGCTGGTCGGCGCGGGCGCCAAGGACAAGCTGGACGATCTGGCGGTCGAGGCCTTCGGCGGCAACGCCTATGCGGCGGTCAAGCTGTCGGGCGCCGAGGTGCTGACGATCGACGCATCGGACCTGTCGCCCGAGCAGGCCGCCCGCGTCGGTTTTGCCGCGCGTCTGGCCGCCTATCGCTTCGACAAGTATCGCACGACGCAAAAGGCCGACAAGATTCCGTCCATCACCACCATCCGCGTGGTCACGACCGACCTGCGGGGCGCCGAAGCCGCGCTGGAGCCGCTGTCGGCCGTCGCCGACGGCGTGATCTTCGCGCGCGATCTGGTGTCCGAGCCTGCCAACGTCCTGTATCCGGCCGAGTTCGCCAAGCGGGTGAAGGCGCTGGAGAGCCTGGGCCTTGAAGTCGAAATCCTCGGCGAGGCCGAGATGGAGAAGCTGGGCATGCGCACCCTGTTGGGCGTGGGCCAGGGCAGCCGTCGCGAAAGCCAGCTGGCGATCATGAAGTGGAACGGCGGCGAAGCCGGCGCTCAGCCCCTGGCCTTCGTCGGCAAGGGCGTCTGCTTCGACACCGGCGGCATCTCGATCAAGCCGGCGGACGGCATGGAAGACATGAAGTGGGACATGGGCGGCGCGGCCGCCGTGACCGGAACCATGATCGCCCTGGCCAGCCGCAAGGCCAAGGCCAATGTCATCGGGGTGCTGGGCCTGGTCGAGAACATGCCGGACGGCAACGCCCAGCGTCCGGGCGATGTGGTCGTGTCCATGTCGGGTCAGACGGTTGAGGTCATCAACACCGACGCCGAAGGTCGCCTCGTTCTGGCCGACGCCCTCTGGTATACGCAGGAGCGCTTCAAGCCGAAGTTCATGATCGACCTGGCCACCCTGACGGGCGCCATGATCGTGGCCCTTGGCCTGGATTACGCGGGCGTCTTCTCGAACTCCGACGATGTCGCCGATCCGATCCTGGCGGCGGCCAAGAAGGTCGGCGAGAACTTCTGGCGCATGCCGATCCCGGCCATTTACGAGCAGCACATCGATTCCAAGATCGCCGATGTGAAGAACACCGGCAACGGCCGCGCCGGCGGCTCGATCACCGCCGCCCTGTTCCTGCAACGCTTCACCAACGGCGTGCCGTGGGCGCACCTGGACATCGCCCCGACGGCCTGGGCCAACAAGAGCCCCAGCCCCACCGTGCCGGAAGGCGGCGTCGGCTTCGCCGTGCGCACGCTGGACCGGATGGTCGCGGATTCCTACGAAGGCTGA